The Rhodopseudomonas palustris genome window below encodes:
- a CDS encoding anaerobic sulfatase maturase has protein sequence MAKPAGSSCNLDCRYCFYLSKQTLRGGPGTGRMTDRTLELFVRQYIEANTGPEVVFSWQGGEPTLLGLEFFKKVVELQRRYARPGQRIENDLQTNGTLLDAGWAEFLKEHRFLVGLSIDGPRELHDRYRLNKGGAPTFDKVLAAATVLRKAGVPFNTLTCVHRFNAERPLDVYRFLRRELGSTYIQFIPIVQARGFETDAPDDYDTGHMPIVGTARSKPDHPESIVTDWSVDPDRYGYFLSRIFDEWRRRDLGRVLVNHFETLVAQHLGLPAQICIYHQFCGKGVALEHDGGVYACDHYVYPQYLLGNLSETPLSEMVFSERQVAFGYAKSETLPDDCRACEYLRDCWGECPGNRLLRTTSGEPGLNYLCSGLKKFFKHARPAIDEIAAAIRKQNS, from the coding sequence ATGGCCAAGCCTGCGGGCTCGTCCTGCAACCTCGACTGCAGATATTGTTTCTATCTAAGTAAGCAGACGCTCCGAGGAGGGCCGGGTACCGGGAGGATGACGGACCGGACTCTGGAGCTGTTCGTTCGGCAGTATATCGAGGCGAATACCGGGCCGGAGGTGGTGTTCTCCTGGCAGGGCGGTGAGCCGACGCTGCTTGGCCTGGAGTTCTTCAAGAAGGTCGTTGAGCTGCAAAGACGATACGCGAGGCCCGGTCAGCGTATCGAAAATGATCTTCAGACGAACGGAACTCTGCTCGATGCCGGATGGGCCGAGTTTTTGAAGGAGCACCGGTTCCTGGTCGGACTCAGCATCGATGGTCCGCGCGAACTGCATGATCGCTACCGGTTGAACAAGGGAGGCGCGCCGACATTCGACAAGGTCCTGGCTGCGGCGACGGTATTGCGGAAGGCAGGGGTGCCGTTCAATACGCTCACCTGCGTCCATCGCTTCAATGCCGAGCGCCCGCTGGATGTCTATCGCTTTCTCCGGCGGGAGCTGGGTTCGACCTACATCCAGTTCATTCCGATCGTGCAGGCGAGGGGTTTCGAGACCGATGCACCGGATGACTACGACACCGGGCATATGCCGATCGTTGGAACCGCGCGGTCGAAGCCCGATCATCCGGAATCGATCGTCACCGACTGGTCGGTCGATCCCGACCGGTACGGCTATTTCCTGTCACGCATATTCGATGAGTGGCGACGGCGGGATCTCGGCAGGGTGCTGGTGAATCATTTTGAAACGCTGGTCGCTCAGCATCTTGGGCTGCCCGCGCAGATCTGCATCTATCATCAATTCTGCGGCAAGGGCGTGGCGCTGGAGCACGATGGCGGCGTCTATGCCTGCGACCACTATGTGTACCCCCAATATCTGCTCGGCAATCTGAGCGAGACGCCATTATCGGAGATGGTGTTCTCTGAGCGTCAGGTGGCATTCGGCTACGCGAAGTCGGAGACGCTGCCGGACGACTGTCGCGCCTGCGAGTATTTGCGGGATTGCTGGGGAGAATGTCCTGGAAATCGCCTGCTGCGGACGACGTCAGGCGAGCCGGGGCTCAACTATCTGTGCAGCGGACTGAAGAAGTTCTTCAAGCACGCACGGCCAGCCATCGACGAAATTGCGGCCGCGATCCGGAAGCAGAACAGTTAG
- a CDS encoding DUF2163 domain-containing protein: protein MLTIPSALQAKLDAGVTTLAQCWIVRRRDGAVLGFTDHDRDLTIEGVNCRAGTGFSASEASQRFDLSVDGAEISGALDDALLREADLAVGRFDAAAIESWLVDWSAPELRVLIARGTLGEVRREGSAFTAELRGLADLLSQETGRLYTAACSADLGDARCRVDLGNPARRSEGLVVAAPGTSTLTVSGLDGFAPGLFSAGRLSWRSGANAGAAVEIKQHRVVGGEVRLSLWQAMAEPIATGDSFVVTAGCDKLFATCRDRFGNSDNFRGFPQIPGNDFVVSYPVPGAPGNTGAPIGPVLRGDV from the coding sequence ATGCTCACCATTCCGTCGGCCTTGCAGGCCAAGCTCGATGCCGGTGTGACCACGCTGGCGCAGTGTTGGATCGTGCGGCGGCGGGATGGCGCTGTGCTGGGGTTTACCGATCATGATCGCGATCTCACGATCGAGGGCGTGAACTGCCGCGCCGGCACCGGGTTCTCGGCGTCGGAGGCGTCGCAGCGGTTCGATCTGTCGGTCGATGGCGCGGAGATTTCCGGTGCGCTCGATGACGCGCTGCTGCGCGAGGCGGATCTGGCCGTCGGGCGCTTTGACGCGGCGGCGATCGAGAGCTGGCTGGTGGATTGGAGTGCGCCCGAGCTGCGAGTGCTGATCGCGCGCGGTACGCTCGGCGAGGTGCGGCGCGAAGGCTCGGCCTTTACGGCGGAACTGCGCGGGCTCGCCGATCTGTTGTCGCAGGAGACCGGCCGGCTCTACACTGCGGCGTGCAGCGCCGATCTCGGCGATGCGCGCTGCCGCGTCGATCTCGGCAATCCGGCGCGGCGCAGCGAGGGCCTCGTCGTTGCGGCACCGGGGACGTCGACCCTCACGGTCTCCGGGCTCGACGGCTTTGCGCCCGGCCTGTTCAGCGCAGGGCGGCTGAGCTGGCGCAGCGGCGCCAATGCCGGCGCGGCGGTCGAGATCAAGCAGCATCGTGTTGTCGGCGGCGAGGTGCGGCTGTCGCTGTGGCAGGCGATGGCCGAGCCGATCGCGACCGGCGATAGCTTCGTCGTCACCGCCGGCTGCGACAAGCTGTTTGCGACCTGCCGCGACCGCTTCGGCAACAGCGATAATTTCCGCGGCTTCCCGCAGATCCCGGGCAACGATTTCGTCGTCAGCTATCCGGTGCCCGGCGCACCCGGCAACACCGGCGCGCCGATCGGCCCGGTGCTGCGCGGCGACGTCTGA
- a CDS encoding NlpC/P60 family protein, translating to MDQSLGRDALVAEARSWIGTSYRHQASVKGIGCDCLGLVRGVWRACLGAEPEAPPPYAPDWAEAGGDETLAAAALRHLAPVPCDAFDRGDVLLFRWRDGCVAKHAAIASSTTTMIHAHDGAAVCEVAITPWWRRRLAYAFTFPGVADPLR from the coding sequence ATGGATCAGTCCCTGGGTCGCGACGCGCTGGTCGCCGAGGCGCGCAGTTGGATCGGCACCAGCTATCGGCATCAGGCTTCGGTGAAGGGCATCGGCTGCGATTGCCTCGGCCTGGTGCGCGGGGTGTGGCGCGCCTGTCTCGGCGCGGAGCCGGAAGCGCCGCCGCCTTACGCGCCGGATTGGGCCGAAGCCGGCGGCGACGAGACGCTGGCGGCCGCCGCGCTGCGCCATCTGGCGCCGGTGCCGTGCGACGCGTTCGATCGCGGCGACGTGCTGCTGTTCCGCTGGCGCGACGGCTGCGTCGCCAAGCACGCGGCGATCGCTAGTTCGACCACGACGATGATCCACGCCCACGATGGCGCCGCAGTGTGCGAGGTTGCGATCACGCCGTGGTGGCGGCGCCGGCTCGCCTATGCGTTCACGTTTCCTGGCGTTGCAGATCCGCTGCGTTGA
- a CDS encoding GFA family protein has protein sequence MDHDSNVRTGGCHCGAVRFEVTLSDGFDTIRRCTCSYCRMRGAVVAMAEMGGIKILQGEDVLTTYRFHTRTAQHFFCSRCGIYTHHQRRSNTNLFAVNVACLDGVSPFDFAEVPVMDGVNHTNDTGQPTRRAGTLRFIASE, from the coding sequence ATGGATCACGACAGCAACGTGCGGACCGGCGGGTGTCACTGCGGCGCGGTGCGCTTCGAGGTGACGCTGAGCGACGGCTTCGACACGATCCGGCGCTGCACCTGTTCGTATTGCCGGATGCGCGGCGCGGTCGTGGCGATGGCGGAGATGGGCGGGATCAAGATCCTGCAGGGCGAGGACGTGCTGACGACCTATCGCTTCCACACCCGCACGGCGCAGCACTTTTTCTGCTCACGCTGCGGCATCTACACCCATCACCAGCGGCGATCCAATACGAACCTCTTTGCCGTCAACGTCGCCTGCCTCGACGGCGTCAGCCCGTTCGATTTCGCCGAGGTGCCGGTGATGGACGGCGTCAACCACACCAACGACACCGGCCAGCCGACCCGCCGCGCCGGCACGCTGCGCTTCATCGCGTCGGAGTGA
- a CDS encoding MarR family winged helix-turn-helix transcriptional regulator encodes MTQAADAPFDHPANALVLEVFRLNGALIRFGDALVKPLGLTSARWQVLGSVAHGRGTFSVARLADNMGLARQSVQRIVDELAEAGLVGFAPNPAHKRAKLVLLTPRGERVFKQASELWAPVADAMIAGTDPRQLRKTRDALIALRERLDEQFSDRSA; translated from the coding sequence ATGACGCAAGCCGCTGACGCCCCGTTCGACCATCCCGCCAACGCCCTCGTGCTGGAAGTCTTCCGGCTCAACGGCGCGCTGATCAGGTTCGGCGACGCGCTGGTGAAGCCGCTCGGGCTGACCAGCGCGCGCTGGCAGGTGCTGGGCTCGGTCGCCCACGGCCGCGGCACGTTCTCGGTGGCGCGGCTGGCCGACAACATGGGCCTCGCCCGTCAGTCGGTGCAGCGGATCGTCGATGAGCTGGCCGAAGCGGGTCTGGTCGGCTTTGCGCCGAACCCGGCGCACAAGCGCGCCAAGCTGGTGCTGCTGACGCCGCGCGGCGAGCGGGTGTTCAAGCAGGCGAGCGAGCTATGGGCGCCGGTCGCCGACGCGATGATCGCCGGCACCGATCCGCGCCAGCTGCGCAAGACCCGCGACGCGCTGATCGCGCTCCGCGAACGGCTCGACGAGCAATTCAGTGACAGGAGTGCGTAA